The following is a genomic window from Anas acuta chromosome 3, bAnaAcu1.1, whole genome shotgun sequence.
TTATGAATGAAAAGAAAGCCTATTTTGGGTGACAAATCTAAACCAACATCAGCTCTGTTTGTAGCCTGATCTGACATTGTCACCTCAACATTAGTGGGATTTCTAGGCATTCTACTTCAAAGTAATAATGaataacctttatttttctcattgcaaagaaagaaaaatttgtaTGTGTCATTTGGCAAAATGGTTTAGCTTTTCCCTAGCCTCCACATCACCCATTTCACACCCACAGTACCCAACCCCACGTTGTTACTCACTTACATGGCGAATTGTAGAAAAATTTTTAATTAGATTACTATAAACATTGGATAGTAAAAAATAAGCTGGAACAGAGGATCAGGATTTGGAAAACGCAATGTACAGATGAGAAggtgagacaaaaaaaatagcatacaGAGTAAAGTCACATTTGAGTTTTATGGCCTTGGAGCAATGGACGTACACTGCATCACAGATCACCCCAAAGGCTAACAACAGATCAAACCCTTTTATAGGCCACGcgcttcctcccttccctccccaaaatgcagGTCTGGTGGGCAAGTACCAGATGGCGAGGCTGGGAAGACACTATGTTAAAGTTGTTGCTGTGACTCCAGACAAGAAGTACTGAACAGCTTAACATCGGGTAACACCGCGCCTTTCAGAACCACGCGCTGTTACTAGCACATTACCAAACGAGACGTTACAAATGCccactgaaatgtatttttttataaaaaagagagagaaagtgaaCAGTCCGCAACGGGGAGGAACCATCGGGGCGCAGGCGTTGTCCCAACACCTCCAGGCGAAGCAGggcaggcgggggggggggggggggggctgcggggctggctGTGGCCGGGGGGCTCCGTGCCGGGCTAGGACTCGTCGGGCTTGTCGGCGGGCGGCCCGCAGGGCTGCAGCATCTTCTCCATCAGGTTGAAGCGGACCCGCGCCTTGCTCTCGTTCTCGGCGATGGCGAAGTAGTTGAGCAGGTCGAAGTGGCCCATGTAGGAGCAGTAGGAGTCGCGGTGCTGGTTGACCAGCCACTCCCACTTGGTGGTGTCGGCGTGCCCGGTGCCGATGTACTTGGACTGCAGGTGCTCCAGCTGGCTGTGGATGGTGTACCGGTCCGTCATGGCGGCCGTCCCGCTGCCGCCAGCAGCCGCCGCTaccgccccgcgcccgcccctTCCGCTCCCCTCACCCGGCGGCAGCCCGCACTTCCCCCAGCCGCCCGCCGACACCGCCGCCGGAGGGGCACTGCGCGTGTGCGCCCGCAAAGGCACGCTGGGAGATGTAGTCCTCTGTAGTGCCCTGCCCCTCCCACCCATGGACTCACAGAGTCACTGAGATTAGACAAAATCTGCAAACTCACCcggtccaaccaccccctaccaccagtgtcaccaccaaaccatgtccccaagcaccacgtccagcctctccctgagcacccccagggacggtgacgccaccacctccctgggcaacccgtcccagtgcctggctgctcttcctgagcagaaatgtctcctcactgccaacctgaacctcccctggcacaacttgaggccattccctctggtcctatcaccagttacctgtgagaagaggccgacccccagctccccacacctccctttcaggtagctgcagagagttCCGGGCAGGGCTTCAGAAGGCTCCTCAAGTTACCCAAAATTCAGCCAGCCTGCATCAAACTTTGAAGGAAAGGGCAAAGCGGTGGATTTAAATAACTGCCTGTTAGACGTGTTCCTTGAAGACTCCCATTGTTTTCCCTGAGATTATTAACATGATTTGAACTTCTGTTTGAATTGCTTAAATTGAGTAAGCCAGGTGAGGGTTACAGCTGCAGGCCGACATCTACATTACATCGTTATCACACAGCACATGCCTGAGGACCTCGCGTTTCCAAGCCAGACACCAGGCTGA
Proteins encoded in this region:
- the SF3B5 gene encoding splicing factor 3B subunit 5, which encodes MTDRYTIHSQLEHLQSKYIGTGHADTTKWEWLVNQHRDSYCSYMGHFDLLNYFAIAENESKARVRFNLMEKMLQPCGPPADKPDES